From the Psychrobacillus sp. FSL K6-4046 genome, one window contains:
- the hrcA gene encoding heat-inducible transcriptional repressor HrcA: protein MLTNRQLLILQVTVDDFIDTAQPVGSRQLSKKEEVPFSPATIRNEMADLEDMGYLEKTHTSSGRVPSEKGYRYYVDNLLTPQMVSKEEIKQIRSVFEERKVETEQIIRKSANILSELTSYTSIMLGLDVRKHRVKRFSIVPLTDDSAVAIIVTDSGHVENRVFSIPEAFTASDIEKMVNIINEHLVGVYLHELQMKLEAVTQFVLRQNNGRLNDLLGSLNQAMIIEHEDKVYYGGKMQLLSQPEFNDVEKAKSIMYWMEHVNEFPGLFHLNKKGINISIGSENNQFGMNNCSIITASYDIGEEQSGSIAIIGPTRMDYKRVVSLLDVMSGDLSRELSRILRGQHE, encoded by the coding sequence ATGCTAACTAACAGGCAATTATTAATATTGCAAGTAACGGTAGATGATTTTATTGATACCGCTCAGCCAGTTGGATCTCGTCAACTTTCGAAAAAGGAGGAAGTACCGTTTAGTCCTGCTACGATTCGAAACGAAATGGCAGATTTAGAAGATATGGGTTATTTAGAAAAAACTCACACCTCTTCTGGCCGTGTGCCATCAGAAAAAGGCTATCGTTACTATGTAGACAACTTACTAACTCCACAAATGGTTTCAAAAGAAGAGATTAAACAAATTCGTTCCGTTTTCGAGGAAAGAAAGGTTGAGACGGAGCAAATAATTCGTAAGTCAGCTAATATTTTGTCTGAACTAACGAGCTATACCTCTATTATGTTAGGCTTAGATGTGAGAAAGCATCGAGTCAAAAGATTTTCAATTGTTCCTCTTACAGACGATTCTGCAGTAGCTATAATCGTTACGGACAGTGGTCATGTTGAAAATCGAGTTTTTTCTATTCCTGAGGCCTTTACTGCTTCCGATATTGAAAAAATGGTCAATATCATAAACGAACATTTAGTTGGTGTATATTTACACGAGCTACAAATGAAGTTAGAAGCTGTCACTCAGTTCGTCTTACGTCAGAATAACGGTCGGTTAAATGACCTACTTGGTTCTCTAAACCAAGCGATGATAATTGAGCATGAGGATAAAGTGTACTATGGTGGAAAAATGCAATTGTTAAGCCAGCCTGAATTTAATGATGTGGAAAAAGCAAAAAGCATTATGTATTGGATGGAACACGTCAATGAATTCCCTGGACTTTTCCATTTGAACAAAAAAGGCATCAATATCAGTATTGGTTCTGAGAATAACCAATTTGGAATGAATAATTGCAGTATAATCACAGCTTCTTATGATATTGGAGAAGAGCAAAGTGGTTCTATTGCCATCATAGGTCCCACGAGAATGGATTACAAACGTGTAGTATCTTTGTTGGATGTAATGAGTGGGGACTTATCTAGAGAGTTGTCTAGAATATTACGAGGTCAACACGAATAA
- the grpE gene encoding nucleotide exchange factor GrpE has translation MENQKEEVKDVSTEEESAEQEMVTEEAIEIKEADVSEEATEAEEVDELTLLKQQLEEEQDRTVRLRADFENYKRRVQKDKEADYKYRAQSLLSDLLPVLDNLERALAVEATSEEAISLTKGVDMVYRSLVAAVEKEGLESVESEGKPFDPNLHHAVMQEKDESQDSGIVLQELQKGYKLKDRILRPAMVKVNE, from the coding sequence ATGGAAAATCAAAAAGAAGAAGTAAAAGATGTATCGACTGAAGAAGAATCAGCAGAACAAGAAATGGTAACTGAAGAAGCGATCGAAATTAAAGAAGCAGATGTATCAGAAGAAGCTACTGAAGCAGAAGAAGTAGACGAACTAACGCTTTTGAAACAACAATTAGAAGAAGAACAAGATCGTACGGTAAGACTGCGTGCTGACTTTGAAAACTACAAACGTCGTGTTCAAAAGGATAAAGAAGCAGACTATAAATATCGTGCCCAATCTTTACTTAGCGATTTGTTACCTGTATTAGACAACTTAGAACGAGCACTTGCTGTTGAAGCTACATCTGAAGAAGCGATTTCTTTAACTAAGGGTGTAGATATGGTTTATCGTTCTCTTGTAGCAGCTGTTGAAAAAGAAGGATTGGAATCAGTTGAGTCAGAGGGAAAACCTTTTGATCCAAATCTTCACCATGCAGTTATGCAGGAAAAAGACGAAAGCCAAGATTCAGGTATTGTTCTTCAAGAACTACAAAAAGGCTACAAATTGAAGGATCGAATTCTTAGACCAGCAATGGTAAAAGTAAACGAATAA
- the dnaK gene encoding molecular chaperone DnaK: MSKIIGIDLGTTNSCVSVLEGGEPKVIPNPEGNRTTPSVVAFKNGEKQVGEVAKRQSITNPNTISSVKRLMGTSEKVSAEGKDYTPQEVSAMILQYLKGFAEEYLGEKVTKAVITVPAYFNDAERQATKDAGRIAGLEVERIINEPTAAALAYGLDKMDHDEKILVYDLGGGTFDVSILELGDGVFEVLATAGDNRLGGDDFDQVVMDFLVQEFKKDNGIDLSKDKMAVQRLKDAAEKAKKDLSGVTSTQISLPFITAGEAGPLHLEVTMTRAKFDDLTAHLVERTMVPTRQALKDAGLSSSQIDKVILVGGSTRIPAVQEAIKKETGKEPHKGVNPDEVVAMGAAVQGGVLTGDVKDVVLLDVTPLSLGIETMGGVFTKLIERNTTIPTSKSQTFSTAADNQPAVDIHVLQGERPMAADNKTLGRFQLADIPPAPRGVPQIEVTFDIDKNGIVNVKAKDLGTQKEQTITIQSNSSLSDEEIERMVKEAEANADADKVRKEEAEVKNEADQLVFMTEKTLKDLEGKVSDDEKKSAEDAKEELKAALEAGNLEDIKAKKDKLNEIVQQLTMKLYEQAQADAAANGQQEDGPSDDGVVDAEFEEVKDDKDK; encoded by the coding sequence ATGTCAAAAATTATCGGTATTGACTTAGGAACAACAAACTCATGTGTATCTGTACTAGAAGGCGGAGAGCCAAAAGTAATTCCAAATCCAGAAGGAAATCGTACAACTCCATCTGTAGTAGCTTTTAAAAATGGCGAAAAACAGGTTGGGGAAGTAGCTAAACGTCAATCTATTACAAACCCAAATACAATTTCTTCAGTTAAACGTTTAATGGGAACTAGTGAAAAAGTAAGTGCTGAAGGAAAAGACTATACTCCTCAAGAAGTATCAGCAATGATCCTTCAATATTTAAAAGGTTTCGCAGAAGAATACCTTGGAGAAAAAGTTACAAAAGCAGTAATCACTGTTCCTGCATATTTTAATGATGCAGAACGCCAAGCTACAAAAGATGCTGGGCGTATCGCAGGGCTAGAAGTTGAGCGTATCATTAACGAACCTACTGCTGCAGCGCTAGCTTACGGCTTAGATAAAATGGATCACGATGAAAAAATCCTTGTTTATGATCTAGGTGGAGGTACTTTTGACGTATCTATTCTTGAACTTGGAGATGGTGTATTTGAAGTACTAGCTACAGCTGGGGACAACCGTCTTGGTGGGGATGACTTTGACCAAGTAGTTATGGATTTCCTAGTACAAGAGTTTAAAAAGGATAACGGTATTGATCTTTCTAAAGACAAAATGGCAGTGCAACGTTTGAAAGATGCTGCTGAAAAAGCTAAAAAGGATCTTTCAGGTGTTACTTCAACACAAATCTCATTACCATTCATCACTGCTGGTGAGGCAGGTCCACTTCACTTAGAAGTTACTATGACTCGTGCTAAATTCGATGATTTAACAGCTCATTTAGTAGAGCGTACAATGGTTCCAACACGTCAAGCATTAAAAGATGCTGGATTATCTTCTTCACAAATTGACAAAGTTATCTTAGTTGGTGGATCTACTCGTATTCCAGCTGTACAAGAAGCGATTAAAAAAGAAACAGGTAAAGAGCCACATAAAGGTGTTAACCCAGATGAAGTAGTAGCAATGGGAGCAGCAGTACAAGGTGGAGTTTTAACTGGTGACGTAAAAGACGTAGTACTTTTAGACGTAACACCACTTTCTTTAGGGATTGAAACAATGGGCGGAGTATTTACGAAGTTAATTGAACGTAATACGACAATACCAACTTCTAAATCTCAAACTTTCTCAACAGCTGCTGATAACCAACCGGCAGTAGATATTCATGTATTACAAGGTGAGCGTCCAATGGCAGCTGACAATAAAACGCTTGGTCGTTTCCAACTTGCGGATATTCCACCAGCACCTCGTGGAGTACCACAAATCGAAGTGACGTTTGATATCGACAAAAATGGTATCGTAAATGTTAAGGCGAAAGATCTTGGAACACAAAAAGAGCAAACAATTACAATTCAATCTAATTCATCTTTATCGGATGAAGAAATTGAACGTATGGTAAAAGAAGCAGAAGCAAATGCTGACGCGGATAAAGTACGCAAAGAAGAAGCAGAAGTTAAGAATGAAGCGGACCAATTAGTGTTTATGACTGAAAAAACACTAAAAGATTTGGAAGGCAAAGTTTCAGACGATGAGAAAAAATCTGCTGAAGATGCAAAAGAAGAGTTAAAAGCAGCTCTAGAAGCTGGAAATTTAGAAGATATTAAAGCGAAAAAAGATAAATTAAACGAAATCGTTCAACAGCTGACTATGAAGCTTTATGAACAAGCACAAGCGGATGCAGCGGCTAACGGACAACAAGAAGACGGGCCATCTGATGACGGTGTAGTCGATGCAGAGTTTGAAGAAGTAAAGGACGATAAAGACAAGTAA
- the dnaJ gene encoding molecular chaperone DnaJ — MSKRDYYEVLGVAKGASGDEIKKAYRKLSKQYHPDINKEANAEDKFKEISEAYEVLSDDQKRAQYDQFGHAGPNQGFGGGFSGADGFGFEDIFSSFFGGGGSRRRDPNAPRKGNDLQYSMTIEFEEAVFGMEKEIEVAKEETCDTCNGTGAKKGTHPEKCTHCNGNGQVNVTQDTPFGRIQTKRACNYCEGTGKIIKDKCSTCHGNGTVNKRKKIKITIPAGVDDGQQLRVSGQGEPGVNGGPAGDLYVVFRVKADPRFERDGDDIYYELPLTFAQAALGDEVEIPTVQGKVKLKIPAGTQSSTKFRLKGKGVKNVHGYGMGDQHVIVKVITPKKLTEKQKQLLREFAEISGDIPEEQGSTLFDKIKRTIKGE, encoded by the coding sequence ATGAGCAAACGTGATTATTACGAAGTCCTTGGAGTAGCCAAGGGAGCTTCTGGAGATGAGATAAAAAAGGCGTATCGCAAATTATCTAAACAGTATCACCCAGATATCAATAAGGAAGCTAACGCTGAAGATAAATTTAAGGAAATTTCAGAAGCATATGAAGTATTAAGCGACGATCAAAAACGTGCACAATACGATCAATTCGGTCATGCAGGTCCTAACCAAGGTTTTGGTGGCGGATTTAGTGGCGCGGATGGATTTGGATTTGAAGATATTTTCAGCTCGTTCTTTGGAGGAGGAGGTTCGCGTCGTCGTGACCCGAATGCTCCTAGAAAAGGAAATGACCTTCAGTACTCTATGACTATAGAATTTGAAGAAGCAGTATTTGGTATGGAAAAAGAGATTGAAGTAGCTAAAGAAGAAACTTGTGATACGTGTAATGGTACTGGAGCTAAAAAAGGCACACATCCAGAAAAATGTACACACTGTAACGGAAACGGTCAAGTTAATGTTACGCAAGACACTCCTTTCGGAAGAATTCAAACGAAACGAGCATGTAATTATTGCGAAGGAACTGGGAAAATTATCAAAGATAAATGTTCAACGTGTCATGGTAATGGAACAGTTAATAAGCGCAAGAAGATTAAAATCACTATTCCAGCGGGTGTAGATGATGGTCAACAATTACGAGTTAGCGGTCAAGGTGAACCAGGTGTAAATGGTGGTCCAGCAGGAGATCTATACGTTGTATTTAGAGTGAAAGCCGATCCAAGATTTGAACGTGATGGTGACGATATTTATTACGAATTACCTTTGACATTCGCACAAGCGGCACTTGGGGATGAAGTAGAGATTCCAACTGTCCAAGGAAAAGTAAAATTAAAAATCCCAGCGGGCACGCAGTCTTCTACGAAATTCCGTCTTAAAGGAAAAGGTGTAAAAAATGTGCATGGCTATGGCATGGGAGATCAGCATGTAATCGTAAAAGTAATCACGCCTAAGAAACTGACTGAAAAACAAAAACAATTATTACGTGAGTTTGCAGAAATCAGCGGTGATATACCGGAAGAGCAAGGTAGTACATTATTTGACAAAATCAAGAGAACGATAAAAGGCGAATAA
- the prmA gene encoding 50S ribosomal protein L11 methyltransferase yields MKWSELSIHTTNEAVEAVSNILHEAGASGVVIEDSEELARDREDVFGEIYSLNPDDFPVDGVRIKAYLAETSFLLETVEEIKLAINNLLNFNIDLGHNIITVTEVDEEDWATAWKKYYHPVKISNRFTIVPTWEEYNRVNSDELIIELDPGMAFGTGTHPTTVMCLQALEKTVKPNLSVVDVGTGSGVLSIGAAKLGAVTVHALDLDEVAVRSAQENIAINRVSDIVKVTHGNLLDNITEQADIVVANILAEIIMTFTDDAYTIVKSGGLFITSGIISTKKDDVKTALQNSGFEIDEIMMMEDWVTIISRKPVK; encoded by the coding sequence GTGAAATGGTCTGAGCTATCCATTCATACTACTAATGAGGCAGTGGAAGCAGTAAGCAATATTTTGCATGAAGCTGGTGCTAGTGGAGTAGTAATTGAGGATTCAGAAGAGTTGGCTAGAGATAGAGAAGATGTTTTTGGAGAGATCTACAGCTTAAATCCAGATGATTTTCCAGTAGACGGAGTGCGTATTAAAGCTTATTTGGCTGAAACAAGCTTTCTATTAGAAACGGTGGAAGAGATCAAACTTGCGATCAACAACTTACTAAATTTTAATATTGACCTTGGACATAATATTATAACCGTAACCGAAGTAGACGAAGAAGATTGGGCGACTGCTTGGAAAAAGTACTATCACCCAGTTAAAATCTCTAACAGATTTACAATTGTTCCTACTTGGGAAGAATATAATAGAGTGAACTCTGATGAATTAATTATAGAGTTAGATCCAGGTATGGCGTTTGGTACAGGGACACACCCTACTACCGTTATGTGCTTGCAGGCACTTGAAAAAACAGTGAAGCCTAACCTATCAGTTGTCGATGTAGGCACTGGTTCTGGTGTGTTATCTATTGGAGCAGCTAAACTAGGGGCAGTTACAGTTCACGCACTTGATTTAGATGAAGTTGCAGTAAGATCTGCACAAGAAAACATCGCGATTAATAGAGTGAGCGATATTGTAAAAGTTACTCATGGTAATCTATTAGACAATATTACAGAACAAGCAGATATAGTTGTTGCCAATATTTTAGCTGAAATCATTATGACATTTACCGATGACGCTTATACTATTGTTAAGTCTGGTGGGCTATTCATAACTTCTGGAATAATTTCGACTAAAAAAGATGATGTGAAAACTGCTCTTCAAAATTCTGGTTTTGAAATAGATGAAATAATGATGATGGAAGATTGGGTAACTATCATTTCAAGAAAGCCTGTTAAGTAA
- a CDS encoding 16S rRNA (uracil(1498)-N(3))-methyltransferase: MQRYFTEKPLDENSTIKILGDDAHHMIQVMRMSPGDEVYIVAAKETYIMTILSGTSKEVILETKEKVLKTNEMPIKVSIACGLPKGDKLELITQKATELGMHSLFPFEAKRSIVKWDKQKNEKKIARLQKIAKEAAEQSHRSSIPHIHSPKSLKDLIEVSKQYDVKFVADEEDAKLTERQKFADQLKKVYDKQSILIVFGPEGGLDRHEVKQLLDNDFQPIALGPRILRTETAPLYALAAISYEYE; this comes from the coding sequence TTGCAACGTTATTTTACAGAAAAACCGTTAGATGAGAATTCTACTATAAAAATTCTTGGAGACGATGCGCATCATATGATTCAAGTGATGCGCATGTCACCTGGTGATGAAGTTTATATAGTGGCCGCTAAAGAAACGTATATTATGACTATTCTTTCTGGAACTAGCAAAGAAGTCATTTTAGAAACAAAAGAAAAAGTGTTAAAAACAAATGAAATGCCAATTAAGGTTTCTATTGCCTGTGGATTACCAAAGGGTGACAAACTAGAACTAATCACACAGAAGGCCACTGAACTTGGTATGCATTCCCTCTTTCCTTTTGAAGCAAAGCGCTCTATCGTGAAATGGGACAAGCAAAAAAACGAGAAAAAAATAGCAAGACTGCAAAAGATTGCAAAAGAAGCGGCGGAACAGTCCCATCGCTCATCTATTCCTCACATACATAGTCCTAAGAGCTTGAAAGACCTAATAGAAGTCTCTAAGCAATATGACGTTAAATTTGTTGCTGATGAAGAGGATGCAAAATTAACTGAGCGACAAAAGTTTGCTGACCAATTAAAAAAGGTGTATGATAAACAATCGATACTGATTGTTTTTGGTCCAGAAGGTGGACTAGATAGACATGAGGTTAAGCAACTTTTAGACAATGATTTTCAACCCATTGCACTTGGTCCTAGAATATTAAGAACTGAAACTGCGCCGTTGTATGCGCTTGCTGCTATTTCCTATGAATATGAATGA
- the mtaB gene encoding tRNA (N(6)-L-threonylcarbamoyladenosine(37)-C(2))-methylthiotransferase MtaB has protein sequence MSSVAFHTLGCKVNHYETEAIWQLFKENGYERTDFEKKSDVYVINTCTVTNTGDKKSRQVIRRAIRQNPDAVICVTGCYAQTSPAEIMAIPGVDIVVGTQERTKMLGYIEQYKMERKPINAVGNIMKNRVYEELDVPAFTDRTRASLKIQEGCNNFCTFCIIPWARGLMRSRDPQEVVRQAQQLVDAGYLEIVLTGIHTGGYGEDLKDYNLAQLLRDIETNVKGLKRLRISSIEASQLSDEVIDVLKQSNIVVRHLHIPIQSGSDTVLKRMRRKYTMEFFANRLDRLRDALPDLAITSDVIVGFPGETEEEFMETYSFIRDQRFSELHVFPYSKRTGTPAARMENQVDEEIKNERVHRLISLNDQLAVEYASRFEGEVLEIIPEEVITSETGETMVEGYTDNYLKVAIPGSEELIGKLVRVKITRAGYPQNIGQFVRVLEEVKELV, from the coding sequence ATGTCATCCGTTGCATTCCATACATTAGGCTGTAAGGTAAATCATTATGAAACAGAGGCCATTTGGCAACTGTTTAAAGAAAATGGTTATGAACGTACAGACTTCGAAAAAAAATCAGACGTTTATGTAATTAATACATGTACTGTAACAAATACTGGTGATAAAAAGAGTAGACAGGTTATACGAAGAGCTATTCGTCAAAACCCTGATGCTGTTATTTGTGTTACCGGCTGTTACGCACAAACCTCTCCTGCAGAAATAATGGCGATTCCTGGTGTTGATATTGTCGTTGGTACCCAAGAGCGTACAAAAATGCTTGGTTACATTGAACAATACAAAATGGAGCGTAAACCTATTAATGCGGTAGGAAACATTATGAAAAATCGTGTATATGAAGAGCTGGATGTACCTGCTTTTACTGACCGTACACGTGCTTCTCTTAAAATACAAGAAGGATGTAACAATTTCTGTACTTTTTGTATCATTCCTTGGGCACGTGGCTTGATGAGATCCCGAGACCCACAAGAAGTAGTTAGACAAGCACAACAGTTAGTTGATGCTGGTTATCTAGAAATCGTCTTGACTGGTATACATACTGGTGGATACGGAGAAGATTTAAAGGATTATAATCTTGCTCAACTATTAAGAGATATTGAAACAAATGTAAAGGGACTTAAACGTCTTCGAATTAGTTCAATAGAAGCTAGTCAGCTATCAGATGAAGTAATCGATGTTTTAAAGCAATCGAATATAGTTGTAAGGCATTTACACATACCAATTCAGTCAGGCTCTGATACTGTACTAAAAAGAATGCGTAGAAAATATACAATGGAATTTTTTGCAAATCGCTTAGACCGTTTAAGAGATGCACTTCCTGATTTGGCGATTACATCAGATGTAATTGTAGGATTTCCGGGAGAGACAGAAGAAGAATTTATGGAAACATATAGCTTTATTCGTGACCAAAGATTTTCTGAACTACATGTTTTCCCTTACTCAAAACGTACAGGTACCCCTGCTGCTAGAATGGAAAATCAAGTGGATGAAGAAATTAAAAACGAACGAGTACACAGACTTATTAGTTTAAATGATCAGCTGGCTGTAGAATATGCATCTCGCTTCGAGGGAGAGGTTCTTGAAATCATCCCAGAGGAAGTTATCACTTCAGAAACGGGAGAAACCATGGTAGAAGGCTATACGGATAATTATTTAAAAGTTGCTATACCTGGCTCTGAGGAACTGATCGGAAAATTAGTAAGAGTAAAAATAACGCGAGCAGGCTATCCTCAAAATATTGGTCAATTTGTTCGTGTGTTAGAAGAAGTTAAAGAGCTAGTTTGA
- the deoC gene encoding deoxyribose-phosphate aldolase, with protein MTNNIAALIDHTLLKQDATKNQIEKLCGEAKQHVFASVCVNPTWVSLSASLLKDSPVKVCTVIGFPLGASTSEVKAFETTDAIEKGADEIDMVLNVGALKDGDFDYVQKDIEAVVQAAKGKAIVKVILETCLLTNEQIAKASELSKLAGADFVKTSTGFSTGGATVEAVKLMRETVGPELGVKASGGVRSLADLEAMVEAGATRIGASSGVDIVNGLESKSDY; from the coding sequence ATGACAAATAATATAGCAGCACTTATAGATCATACGTTATTAAAGCAAGATGCTACTAAAAATCAAATTGAAAAACTTTGTGGGGAAGCAAAACAACATGTATTTGCATCTGTTTGCGTTAATCCGACTTGGGTTAGCCTAAGTGCTTCTCTATTAAAAGACTCACCGGTTAAGGTATGTACAGTAATCGGATTCCCATTAGGGGCTAGCACAAGCGAAGTAAAAGCATTTGAAACTACGGATGCTATTGAAAAAGGTGCAGATGAAATAGACATGGTTTTAAACGTTGGAGCTTTAAAAGACGGCGATTTTGATTATGTTCAAAAGGATATTGAAGCAGTAGTACAAGCAGCTAAAGGCAAAGCTATTGTAAAAGTAATTTTAGAAACTTGTTTATTAACAAATGAGCAGATAGCTAAAGCTAGCGAACTATCTAAATTAGCTGGGGCAGATTTTGTCAAAACTTCTACTGGTTTTTCAACTGGAGGAGCAACTGTCGAAGCAGTTAAATTAATGCGCGAAACAGTAGGTCCTGAGCTAGGTGTGAAAGCTTCTGGAGGAGTTAGAAGTCTTGCTGATTTAGAAGCTATGGTTGAAGCAGGAGCTACTAGAATTGGTGCAAGTTCTGGTGTAGATATTGTAAATGGCTTAGAAAGTAAGTCAGATTATTAA
- the rpsU gene encoding 30S ribosomal protein S21: MSKTVVRKNESLEDALRRFKRTVSKSGTIQEVRKREFYEKPSVKRKKKSEAARKRKW, from the coding sequence ATGTCAAAAACTGTCGTTCGCAAAAACGAATCGCTTGAAGATGCTCTTCGCCGCTTCAAACGTACTGTATCTAAAAGTGGTACAATTCAAGAGGTTAGAAAGCGCGAGTTTTATGAAAAACCAAGCGTGAAACGTAAAAAGAAATCAGAAGCTGCACGTAAACGTAAGTGGTAA
- a CDS encoding phosphotransferase, whose amino-acid sequence MMNLENMVHVLASNTVAQNLVELWENDEGSLELWRASSNFVYAFKQNQNQYFLRFSFEQDQTMDQIKAELEYMQYVYLNGFPSVVPIRSKNGELIETLMAPEGTYMAVVFSKANGINMDSDDITEIQMEKWGKSLGSLHTLSKKFEPGFVRRKSWLDTVELMEGVFQRHPSDRIALEELNKVTSWLQSLPKDNDTYGLIHYDFQLDNIFFEENKNCFHVIDFDDAMYHWYAIDIVIALDDFIGEENPSSKVLMQSFLNGYRSKMNLENDIVAQFPRFQRYANLYKFYKLSISLDHEVIMDAPSWYDGLRGKLMRVKDDLRMTFQKPW is encoded by the coding sequence ATGATGAATTTAGAAAACATGGTACACGTATTAGCTTCAAATACCGTCGCTCAAAACCTCGTTGAATTGTGGGAAAATGATGAGGGTTCATTAGAACTATGGCGCGCAAGTTCAAACTTTGTATATGCTTTTAAACAAAATCAAAATCAATATTTTTTACGATTTAGTTTTGAACAGGATCAAACTATGGACCAAATAAAAGCTGAGTTAGAGTATATGCAATATGTATACTTAAATGGTTTTCCATCTGTCGTACCAATTCGTTCAAAGAATGGAGAATTAATTGAAACACTAATGGCTCCTGAAGGAACGTATATGGCTGTTGTGTTTAGTAAAGCAAATGGGATTAACATGGATTCGGATGATATTACTGAAATACAGATGGAGAAGTGGGGAAAATCCCTTGGCTCACTACACACTCTGTCGAAAAAATTCGAGCCTGGATTTGTAAGAAGAAAAAGTTGGTTGGACACAGTGGAGCTCATGGAAGGTGTGTTTCAAAGGCACCCTTCGGATCGTATTGCCCTAGAGGAGCTAAATAAAGTTACGTCATGGCTTCAATCGCTACCGAAGGATAATGATACGTATGGACTCATACACTATGATTTCCAGCTGGATAATATCTTTTTTGAAGAGAATAAAAATTGTTTCCATGTAATCGACTTTGATGATGCAATGTACCATTGGTATGCGATTGATATTGTAATAGCCCTTGATGATTTTATTGGAGAAGAAAATCCTTCTTCAAAAGTATTAATGCAGTCTTTTTTGAATGGTTATCGCTCTAAAATGAATCTAGAAAATGATATAGTGGCTCAATTTCCACGGTTTCAAAGATATGCGAATTTATATAAATTCTACAAGTTATCGATTTCGCTAGATCATGAAGTCATCATGGATGCTCCGTCTTGGTATGATGGGTTAAGGGGAAAGTTAATGCGCGTGAAAGATGACTTAAGAATGACCTTTCAAAAACCATGGTAA